In Kangiella koreensis DSM 16069, a single window of DNA contains:
- a CDS encoding TolC family outer membrane protein, with protein MKPKAKIKLVTLAILSLSGLTANANTDLLDVYQDALKNDPQYKISDANLRATEQGVRINRSSLLPQVSASATKGRSDYDYSGQGLDGSPSDPFNNSVDSTTYRVQLNQSLFDWNLWVALEQAEMRVRVAELNHAANLQDLMLRTAQAYFRLLSTEEVLAATRSEKEALQSQLDMTREQFESGLSTATDYLDAQANFDQAQISELQSENEYYNAKENLREITGQYYAELEATGNSIKLTPPTPENIDDWMRAAREANLNLKAKQFEVRVAREEVKRNRSGHYPTADLSVSYSDQETETDRFFPVQNIGQNTLNMQDGYQAGITVTIPLFSGLRTSAQTEQAKQNYLRTTHELDQSDRLVQKNARMAYTNLQTAIKSFEANKRAYQSSSSSLESTQEGYQAGTRNIVDVLIATRSTYSSQRNMIRAKYDYLISSLQLKAAAGTLTENDLEIVNNWLEQY; from the coding sequence ATGAAGCCTAAAGCAAAGATTAAATTAGTCACTCTGGCAATCTTGTCACTGAGTGGCTTAACTGCAAATGCAAATACAGATCTTCTGGATGTTTATCAAGATGCTCTGAAAAATGATCCGCAATACAAGATCAGTGATGCCAACTTAAGAGCTACCGAACAAGGTGTTCGCATCAATCGTTCAAGCTTATTACCCCAAGTCAGCGCTTCAGCGACAAAAGGCAGAAGTGATTACGACTATTCAGGCCAAGGCCTTGACGGTAGTCCCTCAGACCCTTTTAACAACTCTGTAGACTCAACAACTTACCGTGTTCAACTTAACCAGTCACTATTTGACTGGAATCTGTGGGTTGCTTTGGAACAAGCAGAAATGCGCGTTCGTGTCGCGGAACTAAACCACGCAGCTAATTTACAGGACCTAATGCTTCGCACAGCGCAAGCTTACTTTAGACTGTTAAGTACAGAAGAGGTGCTTGCTGCCACTCGTTCTGAAAAAGAAGCTTTGCAAAGTCAACTTGATATGACTCGTGAACAATTTGAGTCAGGCCTGTCAACTGCTACTGATTATTTGGATGCACAAGCAAACTTTGACCAGGCACAAATCAGCGAGCTTCAATCTGAGAATGAATACTACAACGCCAAAGAAAACTTGCGTGAAATCACTGGACAATATTACGCTGAGCTTGAAGCTACTGGCAATAGTATTAAATTAACACCGCCAACCCCAGAAAACATTGATGACTGGATGCGTGCAGCGCGTGAAGCCAATCTAAACCTTAAAGCAAAGCAGTTTGAAGTAAGAGTTGCTCGCGAAGAAGTCAAGCGTAATCGAAGCGGTCATTATCCCACCGCCGATCTAAGCGTCAGTTACTCTGATCAGGAAACTGAAACAGATCGTTTCTTCCCTGTCCAAAACATTGGTCAAAACACGTTAAATATGCAAGATGGTTATCAAGCCGGTATTACAGTTACTATACCACTGTTTTCTGGTTTAAGGACTTCAGCTCAAACTGAGCAGGCCAAGCAAAATTACCTGCGTACAACGCACGAGCTTGACCAAAGCGATAGGTTGGTTCAGAAAAATGCTCGTATGGCTTACACTAATCTACAAACTGCTATCAAGTCGTTCGAGGCTAACAAACGTGCCTACCAATCAAGTTCGAGTTCATTAGAGTCTACCCAGGAAGGGTATCAGGCAGGTACCAGAAATATTGTCGATGTCTTAATTGCTACTCGGAGCACCTATTCGTCGCAGCGTAATATGATTCGTGCAAAATATGACTACCTTATCAGTAGCTTACAACTAAAGGCAGCGGCAGGAACCTTAACTGAAAATGACTTGGAAATTGTCAATAACTGGTTGGAGCAATACTAA
- the waaA gene encoding lipid IV(A) 3-deoxy-D-manno-octulosonic acid transferase codes for MLRYLYTLLYILAAPLLCVRWVYKSFKPPQYREPLRERFGIVSKEYKQSIWFHAVSMGESNAAIAIIKKLLFKYPELNIIVTTTTPTGARQIYNGLGNRVKHHYSPCDLPGTIKRFIRRAKPRLLVIMETELWPNWLHHLKSNNIPVILANARLSGRSANKYEKIASLANEMMDAFVKVLAVNEQDAERYIRLGLSKERSLVTGNIKFDMDVPTFTDHEYYPNWKDAPVWIAASTHKGEDEAVLRAHKIVCNIIPRAKLILVPRHPERFEAVAHLIENEGYSVARRSCPDTWSNNADVLLGDTMGELMKAFNISDICWIGGSFAEIGGHNPIEPAVLGKPVLTGPHIHNFNEIFADLIEAGGAQMVVDEKDLASVVIQLFEDKARAFNMGAKAAEVINTNRGALDETVSVIESYL; via the coding sequence TTGTTACGTTATCTTTATACATTGTTATATATTCTGGCAGCACCCTTATTATGCGTACGCTGGGTTTACAAAAGTTTCAAACCACCACAGTACCGTGAGCCATTGCGTGAGCGTTTTGGAATTGTTAGTAAAGAGTATAAGCAGAGTATTTGGTTTCATGCAGTTTCAATGGGTGAATCTAATGCTGCAATTGCTATCATTAAAAAGCTGCTGTTTAAATATCCCGAACTTAATATTATTGTAACCACAACAACCCCCACCGGTGCGCGACAAATATACAATGGTCTCGGTAATCGTGTGAAACACCACTACTCACCCTGTGATTTACCTGGAACCATTAAGCGCTTCATTCGTCGTGCTAAGCCACGATTATTAGTCATAATGGAAACTGAATTGTGGCCTAACTGGCTTCATCATCTTAAAAGCAATAATATCCCTGTTATTTTAGCTAATGCGCGTTTGTCTGGCCGTTCGGCCAATAAATACGAAAAGATTGCGTCGCTAGCGAACGAAATGATGGATGCCTTCGTCAAGGTGCTAGCAGTTAATGAGCAAGATGCAGAGCGTTATATTCGACTTGGGTTGTCAAAAGAAAGGTCGCTAGTAACGGGCAATATAAAGTTTGATATGGATGTGCCAACCTTTACTGACCATGAGTATTATCCTAATTGGAAAGACGCTCCTGTCTGGATTGCTGCAAGCACTCATAAGGGGGAAGATGAGGCGGTACTAAGGGCACATAAAATAGTATGTAATATAATCCCTCGAGCTAAATTAATACTAGTGCCTCGCCATCCTGAACGCTTTGAAGCCGTGGCCCATTTAATTGAAAATGAAGGGTATAGTGTGGCTCGTCGTTCTTGCCCGGATACTTGGTCCAATAATGCAGACGTCTTATTGGGCGATACTATGGGTGAACTTATGAAAGCCTTTAATATATCGGATATTTGTTGGATAGGCGGTAGCTTTGCTGAAATCGGTGGGCACAATCCGATTGAGCCAGCGGTGTTGGGAAAACCTGTCTTAACAGGTCCCCATATTCATAATTTCAATGAAATTTTTGCTGATTTAATTGAGGCTGGTGGTGCACAAATGGTGGTTGATGAGAAAGATTTAGCCAGTGTGGTCATCCAGTTATTTGAAGATAAAGCTAGAGCATTCAATATGGGCGCCAAAGCTGCTGAAGTTATTAACACTAACCGTGGTGCTCTGGATGAAACAGTCAGTGTTATTGAGTCCTACTTATGA
- a CDS encoding RnfH family protein, translated as MSQIERITVEVCYALPEKQTLLSLEVEASATIEEIIRQSGILELYSEIDLTQTKVGVFSKLAKLTDTLHDGDRVEIYRPLIADPKEVRKQRAEKSKS; from the coding sequence ATGTCCCAAATTGAAAGAATTACAGTGGAAGTTTGTTATGCACTTCCTGAAAAGCAGACATTGTTATCGCTTGAGGTTGAAGCATCGGCTACTATTGAAGAGATTATCAGGCAGTCTGGCATCCTTGAGTTATACTCTGAGATCGATTTAACTCAAACTAAAGTTGGAGTTTTCAGCAAATTAGCAAAGTTAACAGACACTTTGCACGATGGAGATAGAGTTGAGATTTATCGCCCTTTAATTGCCGACCCCAAAGAAGTTCGAAAGCAAAGAGCAGAAAAAAGTAAATCATAA
- a CDS encoding type II toxin-antitoxin system RatA family toxin yields the protein MKTIRRQALLPFSAKQMFDLVDDIEKYPEFLPNCNDAKVLERTEDTVTAMLSVAKGGFAKEFTTRNTNNPYQSIAMQLVMGPFKHLTGQWTFDGLGDSACKIELVVEFEFSNPLTNLAFGAVFNQMAESFVDAFSKRAREVYI from the coding sequence ATGAAAACCATTCGGCGACAAGCGCTTTTACCTTTTTCGGCAAAACAAATGTTTGATTTAGTGGATGATATCGAGAAATATCCTGAGTTTTTGCCAAACTGTAATGATGCTAAGGTTCTAGAGAGAACAGAGGATACAGTAACTGCTATGCTCTCGGTAGCAAAAGGTGGTTTTGCAAAAGAATTCACCACTCGAAATACTAATAACCCCTATCAAAGTATTGCTATGCAGTTAGTGATGGGGCCTTTTAAGCACTTGACTGGTCAGTGGACATTTGATGGGTTGGGTGATTCTGCCTGCAAAATAGAGTTAGTGGTTGAGTTTGAGTTTTCAAACCCTCTCACAAACTTGGCTTTTGGCGCCGTATTTAATCAGATGGCAGAGTCATTTGTGGATGCTTTTTCAAAGAGGGCGAGAGAGGTATATATCTAG
- the smpB gene encoding SsrA-binding protein SmpB — MAKKKGKPSGNTIALNKRARHDYFIEDTYEAGLVLQGWEVKSIRAGKVNLAESYVLLKDGEAFLFGCHITPLISASTHVVADPTRTRKLLLHDRELAQLFRGVEQQGYTVVALAMYWKQHRVKLEIGCAKGKKLHDKRATEKEREWNKSKERIMKRH, encoded by the coding sequence TTGGCTAAAAAAAAGGGCAAGCCCTCTGGCAATACCATTGCGCTGAACAAGCGCGCGCGTCATGACTATTTCATCGAAGATACCTACGAAGCGGGCCTGGTTTTACAGGGCTGGGAAGTAAAAAGCATACGTGCTGGCAAAGTAAACCTGGCGGAAAGTTATGTTCTACTCAAAGACGGTGAGGCTTTCCTTTTTGGCTGCCACATTACACCATTAATTTCTGCCTCCACTCATGTTGTTGCCGATCCTACACGTACTCGAAAACTTCTGTTACATGATCGTGAGCTAGCACAATTATTCCGTGGTGTTGAGCAACAAGGCTATACAGTCGTTGCACTTGCAATGTACTGGAAGCAACACCGCGTTAAGCTAGAAATTGGATGCGCTAAAGGTAAAAAGCTACACGATAAGCGAGCCACGGAGAAAGAACGCGAGTGGAACAAGTCAAAAGAACGCATAATGAAGCGTCATTAG